From the genome of Bradyrhizobium sp. SZCCHNS1050, one region includes:
- a CDS encoding ABC transporter permease, with product MVSLLDRKLWRDVGAMRGQVVTIALLVAAGVAVFVGSVSTYLSLRGGCEQFYADGRFPQIFVTLKRAPLALVPRLNSIPGVVAVEPRIVREVIVDWPAVSQPVSARLVSLTHAGDEPLARLHLRRGAAPEPGAARSAAVNEAFAEANGVSPGDDIRVLLNGRVQGFRVSGIALSPEYVYAVKPGLPIPDDCLYAILWVDRSAAEAAFDMKGAFNDAVVALAPGVDPKPVIEELDRLLEPYGSIGAIARRDQPSNRFLEDELNQQKVMSITIPIIFFGVATFLLNGALGRLVAAQREQIAALKALGFPTLRLTFHYLKLMLVIVLIGSVLGIAGGVGFGHAMIASYQGFFRLPELPFRLAPWAAVAGVAISVAAGALGVVTALQEVVGLAPAEAMRPAMPLGFRRSWIERILPGTAFGARRMMMLRNVAGRPFRSLFTIVGIAFAVPMMVLGIFWRDAIGEMIELQFNLVERGNATITFIHPMDRAILRDLARQPGVLAIEGQRIVPVRLRAGHQSYLTSVIGLAATDELRRPHDSARRPIVAAPDGITLTRRLAERLALSAGQVVTVEAMEGHRRRRDLPVSAIVDEAIGMASYMDIDTLNRFTGEGAVISAASLQVEPAALAALGARFKSMPKIESVTMKAYTLASFIEKIAGLVFVTAGILTGFAAIITVGVVYNSARISLQERAWELASLRVLGFTRGEVAGILFGEFALDIAVGIPLGLWLSHAIIGLIARLHSSESFQIPGVIAPQTYLIATAVVLASAAISAIIVRRRVDQLDLVAALKTRE from the coding sequence CTGGTGAGCCTGCTGGACCGCAAGCTGTGGCGCGACGTCGGCGCGATGCGCGGACAGGTGGTCACGATCGCGCTGCTGGTGGCGGCCGGTGTCGCCGTGTTCGTCGGCTCGGTCTCGACCTATTTGTCCCTGCGCGGCGGCTGCGAGCAGTTCTATGCCGACGGCCGGTTTCCGCAGATCTTCGTCACGCTGAAGCGGGCGCCGCTCGCGCTGGTGCCGCGGCTCAATTCCATTCCTGGCGTGGTCGCGGTCGAGCCGCGCATCGTGCGCGAGGTCATCGTCGATTGGCCGGCCGTCTCGCAACCGGTCTCGGCCCGCCTGGTGTCGCTGACCCACGCCGGCGATGAGCCCCTGGCGCGGTTGCATCTGCGCCGCGGCGCAGCGCCCGAGCCGGGTGCCGCCCGCAGCGCCGCGGTCAACGAGGCGTTTGCCGAGGCCAATGGCGTCAGTCCGGGTGACGACATCCGCGTGCTGCTCAATGGCCGCGTGCAGGGCTTCCGGGTTTCCGGCATCGCGTTGTCGCCGGAATATGTCTACGCGGTGAAGCCGGGATTGCCGATCCCCGACGATTGCCTCTACGCCATCCTGTGGGTCGACCGGAGCGCGGCCGAGGCCGCCTTCGACATGAAAGGAGCGTTCAACGATGCCGTGGTCGCGCTCGCTCCGGGTGTCGATCCCAAGCCCGTGATCGAGGAGCTCGACCGGCTGCTCGAGCCCTATGGCTCGATCGGCGCGATTGCGCGGCGCGACCAGCCGTCGAACCGCTTTCTCGAGGACGAGCTGAACCAGCAGAAGGTGATGTCGATCACCATCCCCATCATCTTCTTCGGTGTCGCCACGTTCCTGCTCAACGGCGCGCTCGGGCGGCTGGTCGCCGCGCAGCGCGAGCAGATCGCGGCGCTGAAGGCGCTCGGCTTTCCGACGCTGCGGCTCACTTTCCATTATCTCAAGCTGATGCTGGTCATCGTGCTGATCGGATCGGTGCTCGGCATCGCCGGCGGCGTCGGCTTCGGCCATGCCATGATCGCGAGCTATCAGGGGTTCTTCCGTCTTCCGGAGCTGCCGTTTCGGCTGGCGCCATGGGCGGCGGTGGCCGGTGTCGCGATCAGCGTCGCGGCGGGCGCCCTCGGCGTCGTCACGGCGCTTCAGGAGGTCGTCGGCCTTGCGCCGGCGGAGGCGATGCGGCCCGCGATGCCGCTGGGGTTCCGCCGCTCCTGGATCGAGCGCATCCTGCCCGGCACGGCGTTCGGCGCGCGGCGGATGATGATGCTGCGCAACGTCGCGGGGCGGCCGTTCCGTTCGCTGTTCACCATCGTCGGCATCGCCTTCGCGGTGCCGATGATGGTGCTCGGGATCTTCTGGCGCGACGCCATCGGCGAGATGATCGAGCTGCAGTTCAACCTGGTCGAGCGCGGCAACGCCACGATCACTTTCATCCATCCGATGGACCGCGCGATCCTGCGTGACCTGGCGCGCCAGCCCGGCGTGCTCGCGATCGAAGGCCAGCGCATCGTTCCGGTGCGCCTGCGGGCCGGGCACCAGAGCTACCTCACCTCGGTGATCGGACTGGCGGCCACCGACGAGCTGCGGCGACCGCACGATTCCGCGCGTCGTCCGATCGTCGCGGCGCCCGATGGCATCACGCTGACCCGACGCCTTGCCGAGCGGCTGGCGCTGAGCGCAGGGCAGGTCGTGACGGTGGAGGCGATGGAAGGCCACCGTCGGCGGCGCGACCTGCCGGTGAGCGCCATCGTCGACGAGGCGATCGGCATGGCGTCCTACATGGACATCGACACGCTCAACCGCTTCACCGGCGAAGGCGCGGTGATCTCGGCGGCGAGCCTCCAGGTCGAGCCGGCGGCGCTGGCTGCGCTCGGCGCGAGGTTCAAGAGCATGCCGAAAATCGAATCCGTGACGATGAAGGCCTACACCCTCGCATCCTTCATCGAGAAGATCGCGGGCCTCGTGTTCGTCACCGCCGGCATCCTCACCGGCTTCGCCGCGATCATCACCGTGGGCGTGGTCTACAACAGCGCCCGCATCAGCCTGCAGGAGCGCGCCTGGGAGCTCGCGAGCCTGCGGGTGCTGGGCTTCACCCGCGGCGAGGTCGCCGGCATCCTGTTCGGCGAGTTCGCGCTGGACATCGCGGTCGGGATTCCGCTCGGCCTATGGCTGTCGCACGCCATCATCGGGCTGATCGCGCGGCTGCATTCCAGCGAGAGCTTCCAGATCCCGGGCGTGATCGCGCCGCAGACCTACCTGATCGCCACGGCGGTGGTCTTGGCCAGCGCCGCGATCAGCGCCATCATCGTCCGCAGGAGGGTGGATCAGCTCGATCTGGTCGCGGCCCTCAAGACCAGGGAATGA
- a CDS encoding efflux RND transporter periplasmic adaptor subunit — MPPVLRRVVIVSSVLAAAAVIAWMMMPGPVPVETAAVTKGRFVATVEDDGKTRVRQRYVVAAPLAGRLGRIRFKAGDQVKADDVVATIMPAPAPLLDPRARREVEELLGAAEANVERAKEVVARAQAQSAQASADLARTTALAASGAATAQARERAELAMRIAERDLRAAEYADHAAEHELSQLRAMLARYGSKTDADAPADSWSVTAPVGGLVLKVIQESETTVQPGAALLELGDPRDLEVVIDVLSTDAVEIRPGAEVTIDRWGGAGRLSGRVRRVEPAAFTKISTLGVEEQRVNVLIDIVSPAEQWQRLGDAYQLDAQIVVFTQEDATIVPTGALFKRGDDWSVFALKDGRAELRTVRLIRRSGRFAAVADGVASGDVVIIYPSDRVAAGVKVAPR, encoded by the coding sequence ATGCCACCCGTTTTGCGCCGCGTCGTCATCGTATCGAGCGTTCTGGCGGCGGCCGCCGTCATCGCCTGGATGATGATGCCGGGCCCCGTCCCGGTGGAGACCGCCGCGGTGACGAAAGGGCGGTTCGTTGCCACCGTCGAGGACGACGGCAAGACGCGGGTGCGCCAGCGCTACGTCGTGGCCGCGCCGCTCGCCGGCCGTCTCGGCCGCATCCGCTTCAAGGCCGGCGACCAGGTCAAGGCCGACGACGTGGTCGCCACAATCATGCCGGCGCCGGCGCCGCTGCTCGATCCGCGGGCCCGCCGCGAGGTCGAGGAGCTGCTCGGTGCGGCCGAGGCCAATGTCGAGCGCGCCAAGGAGGTGGTGGCCCGAGCGCAGGCGCAGAGCGCACAGGCGAGCGCCGATCTGGCGCGTACCACGGCGCTGGCCGCCAGCGGAGCCGCGACGGCGCAGGCCCGGGAGCGCGCCGAGCTCGCGATGCGGATTGCCGAACGTGACCTGCGCGCCGCCGAATATGCCGACCATGCCGCCGAGCACGAGCTCAGCCAGCTCAGGGCGATGCTGGCGCGCTACGGGAGCAAGACCGATGCCGATGCGCCGGCGGATAGCTGGAGCGTGACCGCGCCGGTCGGCGGGCTGGTGCTGAAAGTGATCCAGGAAAGCGAGACGACGGTGCAGCCAGGCGCGGCGCTGCTCGAGCTCGGCGATCCCCGTGATCTCGAAGTGGTCATCGACGTGCTGAGCACCGACGCGGTCGAGATCCGTCCCGGCGCCGAGGTCACGATCGATCGCTGGGGCGGGGCAGGCCGCCTGTCGGGCCGGGTTCGCCGGGTCGAGCCGGCGGCTTTCACGAAGATCTCCACGCTCGGCGTCGAGGAGCAGCGGGTCAACGTGCTGATCGACATCGTCTCGCCGGCCGAGCAATGGCAGCGGCTCGGCGATGCCTATCAGCTCGATGCGCAGATCGTCGTCTTCACGCAGGAGGATGCGACCATCGTTCCGACCGGCGCGCTGTTCAAGCGCGGTGACGACTGGTCGGTGTTCGCGCTGAAGGATGGGCGCGCCGAGTTGCGCACCGTCCGGCTCATCCGGCGCTCGGGCCGGTTCGCCGCCGTGGCCGACGGCGTCGCCAGCGGCGATGTCGTGATCATCTATCCCAGCGACCGGGTCGCCGCCGGCGTCAAGGTGGCGCCGCGCTGA
- a CDS encoding HWE histidine kinase domain-containing protein, with product MLAVAISTAGRIGLDYAGATLPYATFYPAVVFAALLGGIPAAIFAAWLSATVVLVGFTDRPDHAEAINLVGFLSTAALIIWLGHLCRGALMELKRSEHARELLLGELRHRVNNQLALFQAIVRSSLSGEDRAKGEAIALRLDAVARANSLAWSDHRLMTLRMLLDVELQPYRASGAVTVDGPDMPLGPEAVRNLALVFHELATNAVKYGALRGQGGRLEIQIAQEGGRGTVAWRELGPHAIEPPGSEGFGTRMIRASLAAIGGSIEQDFRDEGLVCRIRFEAAM from the coding sequence ATGCTCGCCGTCGCGATTTCGACCGCGGGCCGGATCGGGCTGGACTATGCCGGCGCGACGCTGCCCTACGCGACGTTCTACCCTGCGGTGGTGTTCGCCGCGCTGCTCGGCGGCATTCCCGCGGCCATTTTTGCCGCCTGGCTGTCTGCCACCGTGGTGCTCGTCGGCTTCACCGATCGTCCGGATCATGCCGAGGCGATCAACCTCGTCGGATTCCTGAGCACCGCGGCGCTGATCATCTGGCTCGGGCATCTCTGTCGCGGCGCGCTGATGGAGCTGAAGCGCAGCGAGCATGCGCGCGAGTTGCTGCTCGGCGAGCTGAGACATCGCGTGAACAATCAGCTCGCGTTGTTTCAGGCGATCGTCAGATCGAGCCTGTCGGGCGAGGATCGCGCCAAAGGGGAAGCGATCGCGCTGCGGCTCGACGCCGTCGCGCGCGCCAATAGTCTCGCCTGGTCGGACCACCGCCTGATGACCTTGCGCATGCTGCTCGACGTCGAGCTGCAGCCGTATCGCGCCTCCGGCGCCGTGACGGTGGACGGCCCGGACATGCCGTTGGGGCCGGAAGCGGTGCGTAATCTCGCGCTGGTGTTCCACGAACTTGCGACCAACGCCGTCAAATACGGCGCGCTGCGCGGTCAGGGCGGACGGCTCGAGATCCAGATTGCGCAGGAAGGTGGTCGCGGCACCGTGGCCTGGCGCGAGCTCGGTCCGCACGCAATCGAGCCGCCTGGGAGCGAGGGATTCGGCACGCGCATGATCCGGGCGAGCCTCGCGGCGATCGGCGGCAGCATCGAGCAGGATTTTCGCGACGAGGGTCTGGTCTGCCGGATCAGGTTCGAAGCGGCGATGTGA
- a CDS encoding metalloregulator ArsR/SmtB family transcription factor: MIQPEPITAVMRALADPTRRAVFERIVEADEITVVELTRGSTVTQGAISQHLKSLKQAGLVCERPEGRKVYYRAEPRGLEPLADWMSHYGAFWRDRFANLRNLLKDIDP, translated from the coding sequence ATGATCCAGCCTGAACCCATCACTGCCGTCATGCGCGCGCTGGCCGATCCGACGCGGCGTGCGGTGTTCGAGCGCATCGTCGAGGCCGACGAGATCACCGTCGTCGAACTCACCCGCGGCAGCACCGTCACGCAGGGCGCGATCTCCCAGCATCTGAAATCCTTGAAACAGGCCGGCTTGGTCTGCGAGCGCCCCGAGGGCCGCAAGGTCTATTACCGCGCGGAGCCACGCGGCCTGGAGCCGCTGGCCGACTGGATGAGCCATTACGGCGCGTTCTGGCGCGACCGCTTTGCCAATCTGAGAAACCTGCTGAAGGACATCGATCCATGA
- a CDS encoding ABC transporter ATP-binding protein, translated as MSSAVTNDGGPAAPSDRPGAAPVFRARKLSKTYRMGEVEVHALRDVDLDIYEGELVVLLGPSGSGKSTLLNILGGLDSPTSGEAQWRDHQLVGAGDAELTRYRREHVGFVFQFYNLIPSLTVLENVALVTEIADKPLDPLEVLKLVGLERRIDHFPSQLSGGEQQRVAVARAMVKAPDVLLCDEPTGALDYETGKVVLAAIARANAQLGTTTIIITHNAAIAGMADRVLRLGGGRIVGETRNARRLSADEVRW; from the coding sequence ATGAGTTCGGCCGTCACCAACGACGGGGGCCCCGCCGCGCCTTCTGATCGGCCCGGCGCCGCCCCGGTGTTCCGCGCGCGCAAGCTCTCGAAGACCTATCGGATGGGCGAGGTCGAGGTGCATGCGTTGCGCGATGTCGACCTCGACATCTACGAGGGGGAGCTCGTGGTGCTGCTCGGGCCATCGGGATCGGGCAAGTCGACCCTGCTCAACATCCTCGGCGGACTGGACAGCCCGACGTCGGGCGAAGCGCAATGGCGCGATCATCAACTGGTCGGCGCCGGCGATGCCGAGCTGACGCGCTACCGGCGCGAGCATGTCGGCTTCGTGTTTCAGTTCTACAACCTGATCCCGAGTCTGACGGTGCTCGAGAACGTCGCGCTGGTCACCGAGATCGCCGACAAGCCGCTCGATCCGCTCGAGGTGCTCAAGCTCGTCGGCCTCGAGCGGCGGATCGACCACTTTCCCTCGCAGCTGTCCGGCGGCGAGCAGCAGCGCGTCGCGGTGGCCCGCGCCATGGTCAAGGCGCCCGACGTGCTGTTGTGCGACGAGCCGACCGGTGCGCTGGACTATGAGACGGGGAAGGTCGTGCTCGCCGCGATCGCGCGCGCCAACGCGCAGCTCGGGACGACCACCATCATCATCACGCACAATGCGGCGATCGCCGGCATGGCCGATCGCGTGCTCCGGCTCGGCGGCGGGCGCATCGTCGGCGAGACGCGCAATGCGCGGCGCCTCTCGGCCGATGAGGTGCGCTGGTGA
- a CDS encoding SRPBCC domain-containing protein produces the protein MNQAVNADTRAIVVEDIFPHAPEIIWKALTNGELIGRWLMAPKGFEPIIGNRFTFQTTPAGEWDGTIHCEVLEVVPNERLSYAWKGGHDSNVGYGAKLETVVTFSLSKADTGTRLRLVHSGFVLPTNDTAYRKMGEGWKTVVKKLDQIAAEQASSQRPH, from the coding sequence ATGAACCAAGCCGTGAACGCGGATACGCGGGCCATTGTCGTCGAGGACATCTTTCCGCATGCGCCGGAGATCATCTGGAAAGCCTTGACCAACGGCGAGCTGATCGGCCGCTGGCTGATGGCGCCCAAGGGCTTTGAGCCGATCATCGGCAATCGGTTCACCTTTCAAACGACGCCGGCCGGCGAATGGGATGGCACCATTCACTGCGAGGTGCTGGAGGTCGTGCCGAACGAGCGGCTGTCCTACGCGTGGAAGGGCGGCCACGACAGCAATGTCGGCTACGGCGCGAAGCTGGAGACGGTGGTCACCTTCAGTCTTTCCAAGGCGGACACGGGCACGCGCCTTCGCCTGGTGCATTCCGGCTTCGTGCTGCCGACCAATGACACCGCCTATCGCAAGATGGGCGAGGGCTGGAAGACGGTCGTCAAGAAGCTCGATCAGATCGCCGCCGAACAGGCGTCATCGCAGCGGCCGCATTGA
- a CDS encoding transposase: MARLARVVIPGLPHHVTQRGNGRARTFFGDDDYALYRDLLATHCRAADVAVWAWCLMPNHVHLILVPSDADGLRRALSRVHRSYAGVIQARRKRSGHFWQGRFGAVAMDEAHLAAALRYVSLNPVRARLVARAQDWAWSSTRAHLRGRDDGLTAREPVKTMFPDIAGLLSRAPDDEDALFARLRAAESIGRPIGSDRFLARIEKLTGRVLKPAKRGPKPAEAEDG; encoded by the coding sequence ATGGCCCGCCTTGCCCGTGTCGTTATCCCTGGTCTGCCGCACCACGTCACCCAGCGCGGCAATGGTCGGGCGCGGACATTCTTCGGCGACGACGACTACGCGCTGTACCGCGATCTGCTCGCGACCCATTGCCGGGCGGCTGACGTCGCGGTGTGGGCGTGGTGCCTGATGCCGAACCACGTGCATCTGATCCTGGTGCCGTCGGATGCCGACGGTCTGCGCCGGGCGCTGTCGCGGGTGCATCGCAGCTATGCCGGCGTCATCCAGGCGCGCCGCAAGCGCAGCGGGCATTTCTGGCAGGGGCGGTTCGGCGCGGTGGCGATGGACGAGGCGCATCTGGCGGCGGCGCTGCGCTACGTCAGTCTCAATCCGGTGCGGGCGCGGCTGGTGGCTCGCGCCCAGGACTGGGCCTGGTCGAGCACGCGCGCGCATCTGCGCGGGCGCGACGACGGTCTGACCGCACGTGAGCCGGTGAAGACGATGTTCCCGGACATCGCCGGACTCCTGAGCCGCGCGCCGGACGACGAGGATGCGCTGTTCGCGCGTCTGCGCGCCGCCGAGAGCATCGGCCGGCCGATCGGCAGCGACCGCTTCCTCGCCCGCATCGAGAAATTGACCGGGCGCGTGCTCAAGCCCGCCAAACGCGGGCCGAAGCCGGCCGAGGCGGAGGACGGGTGA
- a CDS encoding GFA family protein has translation MTKSYAGGCACGAVRYEITGEPAVMLDCQCRQCQRDSGTGHQSHLTFVAAEVKVDGEVSHWQSIGDGGTVKRRAFCPTCGSHVHLTFPAMPEVFIVPPASLDDPGRYKPQLVSWTSAGYAWDHLDPALPKFEKMPPR, from the coding sequence ATGACGAAGTCCTATGCCGGCGGCTGCGCCTGCGGCGCAGTCCGCTACGAGATTACGGGCGAGCCGGCCGTGATGCTGGACTGCCAGTGCCGGCAATGTCAGCGCGACAGCGGCACCGGGCATCAATCGCATTTGACCTTCGTCGCGGCGGAGGTGAAGGTCGACGGCGAGGTGTCGCATTGGCAGAGCATCGGCGACGGCGGCACCGTCAAGCGGCGCGCCTTCTGCCCGACCTGCGGCTCGCACGTTCACCTGACATTTCCCGCGATGCCCGAGGTGTTCATCGTCCCGCCGGCCAGTCTCGACGACCCCGGCCGCTACAAGCCGCAACTGGTGTCGTGGACATCAGCCGGGTACGCCTGGGATCACCTCGATCCGGCGCTGCCGAAATTCGAGAAGATGCCGCCGCGGTGA
- a CDS encoding CopG family transcriptional regulator, whose amino-acid sequence MVELDAAVPDNVHPLRGKVPDTEKITVNLGYVDLGQVDLMVREGFYSNRTDFIRTAIRNQLDRHADVVRQSTVRNSLDLGLRHYSRADLEAAQRAGQMLQINVLGLATIAADVTPELARATVASVSVLGALHATPAVKAALADRMR is encoded by the coding sequence ATGGTGGAATTGGATGCCGCTGTGCCCGACAACGTCCACCCACTCCGCGGGAAAGTTCCGGACACCGAGAAGATCACCGTCAATCTCGGCTACGTCGATCTCGGTCAGGTCGATCTGATGGTGCGGGAAGGGTTCTATTCCAATCGCACCGATTTCATCCGCACCGCGATCCGCAATCAGCTCGACCGGCACGCCGACGTGGTCAGGCAGTCGACGGTGCGCAACAGCCTGGACCTCGGCTTGCGGCATTACAGCCGCGCCGATCTCGAAGCGGCGCAGCGGGCAGGGCAGATGCTGCAAATCAACGTGCTTGGGCTTGCCACCATCGCCGCCGATGTGACGCCCGAGCTGGCCCGCGCCACCGTCGCCTCGGTCTCCGTGCTGGGCGCACTGCATGCCACCCCCGCGGTCAAGGCCGCTCTCGCCGACAGAATGAGGTAG
- a CDS encoding PHB depolymerase family esterase produces the protein MLNQEIMREATRLTRAGQLGEATALLQRMLRGDGSPAAAASPVRSVPARLAPPTIEGQATRVSERDRPSAKVAPAQARATQAKPSHKPWQAKPWQAKPAQARQRPVRREDLGELPGFGLRGPHLRAPSARDTTPEGARFVQASFGNAAGRRSYKLLIPSRAEGRQLPLVVMLHGCTQSADDFAAGTRMNFLGEEQSCFVVYPEQPSGANQSKCWNWFRTGDQQREGGEPSLIAGITRQVMRDHAVDSRRVYVAGLSAGGATAAIMAATYPDLYAAAGVHSGLACGAARDLPSALMAMRQGAGHAADRRSAVPTIVFHGDRDTTVHPANGDRVVAQATGAMRGTSSVVHGRVPGGHAYTRTILTEPSGKVTSEHWTVHGAAHAWSGGSPAGSYTDPKGPDATREMLRFFLAQSCAD, from the coding sequence ATGCTGAACCAAGAGATCATGCGCGAAGCGACGCGCCTGACGCGGGCCGGCCAGTTGGGCGAGGCCACGGCGTTGCTGCAACGTATGCTGCGCGGCGATGGCTCGCCGGCGGCAGCGGCCAGTCCAGTGCGATCAGTGCCGGCGCGGCTCGCGCCTCCGACCATCGAGGGACAGGCGACGCGCGTCAGTGAGCGCGACCGGCCGTCCGCGAAGGTTGCCCCGGCGCAAGCGCGCGCCACGCAGGCCAAGCCATCGCACAAGCCATGGCAAGCCAAGCCATGGCAAGCCAAGCCCGCTCAGGCGCGCCAGCGACCCGTCCGGCGCGAAGATCTCGGCGAGCTGCCGGGGTTCGGCCTGCGAGGTCCGCATCTGCGCGCGCCTTCGGCGCGCGACACCACCCCCGAAGGTGCAAGATTCGTCCAGGCCAGCTTCGGCAACGCGGCGGGACGCCGGAGCTACAAGCTGTTGATCCCCAGCAGGGCCGAGGGCCGTCAGCTTCCGCTCGTCGTCATGCTGCATGGCTGCACACAGTCGGCGGACGATTTCGCGGCCGGCACACGGATGAACTTCCTGGGCGAGGAGCAGAGCTGCTTCGTCGTCTATCCGGAGCAGCCGAGCGGTGCCAATCAGTCGAAATGCTGGAACTGGTTTCGCACCGGCGACCAGCAGCGCGAGGGCGGCGAGCCGTCGCTGATCGCGGGCATCACCCGCCAGGTGATGCGCGACCATGCTGTAGATTCCAGGCGCGTCTATGTCGCCGGCCTGTCGGCCGGAGGCGCCACGGCCGCCATCATGGCCGCGACCTATCCCGATCTCTACGCCGCAGCGGGCGTCCATTCCGGTCTCGCCTGCGGGGCCGCGCGCGATCTTCCCTCGGCGTTGATGGCGATGCGCCAAGGCGCCGGCCACGCGGCGGATCGGAGATCGGCTGTGCCGACGATCGTCTTCCATGGCGATCGCGACACGACCGTGCATCCCGCCAACGGCGACCGGGTCGTTGCGCAGGCGACCGGCGCCATGCGCGGGACATCGTCGGTCGTGCACGGGCGGGTGCCCGGTGGCCATGCCTATACGCGGACGATTCTGACGGAGCCGAGCGGGAAGGTGACGTCGGAGCACTGGACCGTCCACGGTGCCGCTCACGCCTGGTCCGGCGGCAGTCCGGCCGGATCCTACACCGATCCGAAAGGACCGGATGCGACGCGGGAGATGCTGCGGTTCTTCCTCGCGCAGTCATGCGCAGACTAG
- a CDS encoding D-alanine--D-alanine ligase family protein, producing the protein MTETKTRVAILFGGRSAEHDVSRASAANIVRSLDAGRYAVTLIGITTDGRWVLADAANDGTGAALTVPADGPQIVLLPAGRGRALVIGDGAPRELAFDVVFPVLHGPNGEDGTVQGALELADVAYVGGRVMGSAAAMDKDVAKRLLRDAGLPIVPFVTMTEASPVTYAAAVDAVGSSELFVKPANLGSSVGISKARNAEEFEAACRLALRFDLKILIERCISPVREIECAVLEHADGEVAASELGEIVPADSHGFYSYEAKYTDAKGASLHVPAQVEPALAARIRKMATEVFGVLCCESLARVDFFVRGEEVYVNEVNTLPGFTNISMYPKMWEATGLPQPALMDSLIAHALARHARLRQLASQR; encoded by the coding sequence ATGACGGAGACAAAGACGCGCGTGGCGATCCTGTTCGGCGGCCGCTCGGCGGAGCACGACGTCTCGCGGGCCTCGGCGGCCAACATCGTCCGCTCGCTCGATGCCGGCCGCTACGCCGTCACGCTGATCGGCATCACCACCGACGGACGCTGGGTGCTCGCCGACGCTGCGAATGACGGCACAGGCGCGGCGCTGACCGTACCCGCTGACGGCCCGCAGATCGTGCTGCTGCCGGCCGGCCGGGGCCGCGCGCTGGTCATCGGCGACGGCGCCCCGCGCGAGCTCGCCTTCGACGTCGTGTTTCCGGTGCTGCACGGTCCGAACGGCGAGGACGGCACCGTGCAGGGCGCGCTGGAGCTCGCCGATGTCGCCTATGTCGGCGGTCGCGTGATGGGATCGGCGGCGGCGATGGACAAGGACGTCGCCAAGCGCCTGCTGCGCGATGCCGGCCTGCCGATCGTGCCGTTCGTCACCATGACGGAAGCGTCGCCTGTGACCTATGCGGCGGCGGTCGACGCCGTCGGGTCATCCGAGCTGTTCGTCAAGCCGGCCAATCTCGGCTCCTCCGTCGGCATCTCCAAGGCGCGCAACGCCGAGGAGTTCGAAGCCGCCTGCCGCCTGGCGCTGCGCTTCGACCTGAAGATCCTGATCGAGCGCTGCATCAGCCCGGTGCGCGAGATCGAATGCGCGGTGCTGGAGCATGCCGACGGCGAGGTCGCCGCCTCCGAGCTCGGCGAGATCGTGCCCGCCGACAGCCACGGCTTCTATTCCTATGAGGCCAAATACACCGATGCCAAGGGCGCCTCGCTGCACGTCCCGGCGCAGGTCGAACCCGCTCTCGCCGCGCGCATCCGCAAAATGGCCACCGAGGTGTTCGGCGTGCTCTGCTGCGAGAGTCTCGCGCGCGTCGACTTCTTCGTCCGCGGCGAGGAGGTCTACGTCAACGAGGTGAACACCCTGCCGGGCTTCACCAACATCAGCATGTACCCGAAGATGTGGGAGGCCACCGGCCTGCCCCAGCCGGCGCTGATGGACAGTCTGATCGCACACGCGCTGGCGCGCCATGCCCGGCTCAGGCAACTGGCGTCGCAGCGCTGA
- a CDS encoding thermonuclease family protein, with translation MLRRLLPRLACLVLPLLLAFPATAAELVGRVSIVDGDTLDIHGERIRLWGIDAPESAQLCRGRDRKPYRCGALAANTLDAFTRSKVLRCLPVDGDRYGRIVARCAAGATDLGQFMVSRGLAVEEPQYSRGVYTADQRAARRAGRGIWSGRFIEPPLYRSCMHAGGTTSVCSDGGIGWR, from the coding sequence ATCTTGCGACGTCTCCTCCCCCGTCTCGCCTGCCTCGTTCTGCCGCTTCTCCTCGCTTTCCCCGCCACAGCCGCTGAGCTCGTCGGCCGCGTCAGCATCGTCGATGGCGACACGCTGGACATTCACGGCGAACGGATTCGCCTGTGGGGCATCGACGCACCCGAAAGCGCGCAGCTCTGCCGCGGCCGCGACCGCAAGCCATATCGCTGCGGCGCGCTGGCCGCCAACACGCTGGACGCGTTCACGCGCAGCAAGGTTCTGCGCTGCCTGCCGGTCGATGGCGATCGCTACGGCCGCATCGTCGCGCGTTGCGCCGCCGGCGCGACGGATCTCGGCCAGTTCATGGTGTCGCGCGGGCTTGCGGTCGAGGAGCCGCAATATTCGCGCGGCGTTTACACCGCCGATCAGCGCGCCGCCCGCCGCGCCGGCCGCGGCATCTGGTCGGGCCGCTTCATCGAGCCGCCGCTCTATCGGAGCTGCATGCATGCCGGCGGCACGACGTCGGTGTGCTCGGACGGCGGGATCGGCTGGCGGTGA